In Nocardioides faecalis, the following proteins share a genomic window:
- a CDS encoding glutamate ABC transporter substrate-binding protein: MRLRRTFTAAAALVLASSLAACGDAGNDDDEGIDVDVRKDAASQFDEGTRMRELADDGKIRIGVKFDQPGIGFKGATDDKPSGFDPEIGKVLAADLGIDPDDIEWVETISANREAFLEKGQVDLVIASYSITDERREVVGQAGPYYVTGQQLLVRSDSDIDTIDDVKGTEVCSVTGSTSLDNIEAKGATPRGFDTYSECVDQVLNGTVDAMTTDGAILLGYAAQHPDDLKVVVDPFSEERYGVGYSKDSPEMCEWIVDTLSAAQKDGDWAKAFEVTLGKSGVETPEPPKADACA; encoded by the coding sequence ATGCGACTCAGGAGAACGTTCACGGCCGCAGCCGCGTTGGTGCTGGCCAGCAGCCTCGCCGCCTGCGGCGACGCGGGCAACGACGACGACGAGGGCATCGACGTCGACGTGCGCAAGGACGCCGCCTCCCAGTTCGACGAGGGCACCCGGATGCGGGAGCTCGCCGACGACGGGAAGATCAGGATCGGCGTGAAGTTCGACCAGCCCGGCATCGGGTTCAAGGGCGCCACCGACGACAAGCCCAGCGGCTTCGACCCGGAGATCGGCAAGGTCCTCGCCGCCGACCTCGGCATCGACCCCGACGACATCGAGTGGGTCGAGACCATCTCGGCGAACCGTGAGGCGTTCTTGGAGAAGGGCCAGGTCGACCTGGTCATCGCGTCGTACTCCATCACCGACGAGCGCCGCGAGGTCGTGGGCCAGGCCGGCCCGTACTACGTCACCGGCCAGCAGCTCCTGGTCCGCTCCGACAGCGACATCGACACCATCGACGACGTCAAGGGCACCGAGGTCTGCTCGGTGACCGGCTCGACCTCCCTGGACAACATCGAGGCCAAGGGCGCCACGCCGCGCGGCTTCGACACCTACTCCGAGTGCGTGGACCAGGTGCTCAACGGCACGGTCGACGCGATGACCACCGATGGCGCCATCCTGCTGGGCTACGCCGCCCAGCACCCCGACGACCTCAAGGTCGTCGTGGACCCGTTCTCCGAGGAGCGCTACGGCGTGGGCTACTCCAAGGACTCCCCGGAGATGTGCGAGTGGATCGTCGACACCCTGAGCGCCGCTCAGAAGGACGGCGACTGGGCCAAGGCCTTCGAGGTCACCCTGGGCAAGTCCGGCGTCGAGACGCCGGAGCCGCCCAAGGCAGACGCCTGCGCGTAA
- a CDS encoding lipopolysaccharide biosynthesis protein, translating to MSSRSAGWHAMVTLAGQWTKYGVQILALVVFSRLLDPQDFGIVAMVTAVVGVAYVLGDFGLSLAALQAGELTHGQRSNLFWLTSGIGVLTGLVVVALAPLFVHLYDEPQVGQVAAWIALVFVANGFAGHFRTELNRAHRFTALAVTDVVGQLGGLVAGLVVILTGGGLWGLVVQQVCAAVLVLVLVAGASSWRPGLPRRGEPMRGLLRFGSLSLAASVVNYLSTNLDQLVVGRTWGPATVGVYNRAFQVARVPAQQVGAPLTRVVLPHLRARLDDPASFSRAVHRAQAMLGTALVALFGYLIATAPSLVEVALGAGWDSAVPFVRVLCVAGLLESASRVYYWILLAHGRPGLILGAELGARTIMVVLMFAVVSQGAIWVAWAAVVGQVLLLGTNVLVTAPAVGVSPWPLLRLSLAGVLAVAPATALVAWLGGRPVPGPVAVELLLLSTLWVAVAALSLLVPRARALVADGAGYVRAMLPRPA from the coding sequence GTGAGTTCTCGCTCGGCCGGTTGGCACGCGATGGTCACCCTGGCCGGGCAGTGGACGAAGTACGGCGTGCAGATCCTAGCCCTGGTCGTCTTCTCCCGGCTGCTCGATCCGCAGGACTTCGGGATCGTGGCGATGGTGACCGCGGTGGTCGGCGTCGCCTACGTGCTGGGCGACTTCGGCCTCTCCCTGGCGGCGCTGCAGGCGGGAGAGCTGACCCACGGGCAGCGCTCGAACCTGTTCTGGCTCACCTCCGGCATCGGCGTGCTGACCGGGCTCGTCGTGGTCGCGCTCGCCCCCCTGTTCGTGCACCTGTACGACGAGCCGCAGGTCGGTCAGGTGGCAGCGTGGATCGCGCTGGTGTTCGTCGCGAACGGCTTCGCCGGCCACTTCCGCACCGAGCTGAACCGAGCCCACCGCTTCACCGCCCTGGCCGTCACCGACGTCGTCGGCCAGCTCGGCGGCCTGGTCGCGGGCCTGGTCGTGATCCTGACCGGCGGCGGGCTGTGGGGGCTGGTGGTGCAGCAGGTCTGCGCCGCGGTCCTCGTGCTGGTCCTGGTGGCGGGCGCGAGCAGCTGGCGTCCCGGGCTGCCCCGGCGGGGCGAGCCGATGCGGGGCCTGCTGCGCTTCGGCTCCCTCTCGCTGGCCGCGAGCGTCGTCAACTACCTGAGCACCAACCTGGACCAGCTGGTGGTCGGCCGCACGTGGGGCCCGGCCACCGTCGGTGTCTACAACCGGGCCTTCCAGGTCGCCCGGGTGCCGGCGCAGCAGGTCGGGGCACCGCTGACCCGCGTGGTGCTGCCGCACCTGCGGGCCCGGCTCGACGACCCGGCCTCCTTCTCCCGCGCCGTGCACCGCGCGCAGGCGATGCTCGGCACCGCCCTGGTCGCGCTGTTCGGCTACCTGATCGCGACCGCGCCCAGCCTGGTCGAGGTCGCCCTCGGCGCAGGCTGGGACAGCGCGGTGCCGTTCGTCCGGGTGCTGTGCGTGGCCGGCCTGCTCGAGAGCGCCTCCCGGGTCTACTACTGGATCCTGCTCGCCCACGGCCGACCCGGCCTGATCCTCGGCGCCGAGCTGGGCGCCCGCACGATCATGGTGGTGCTGATGTTCGCGGTGGTCTCCCAGGGCGCCATCTGGGTGGCGTGGGCGGCTGTCGTGGGCCAGGTCCTGCTGCTCGGCACCAACGTGCTGGTGACCGCACCGGCGGTCGGGGTGAGCCCGTGGCCGCTTCTGCGGCTGAGCCTCGCCGGGGTCCTCGCAGTGGCGCCCGCGACCGCGTTGGTCGCGTGGCTGGGTGGGCGACCGGTGCCCGGACCGGTGGCCGTGGAGCTGCTGCTGCTCTCGACGCTCTGGGTCGCCGTCGCCGCGCTGAGCCTGCTCGTGCCCCGTGCTCGGGCGCTGGTCGCCGACGGCGCCGGCTATGTCAGGGCCATGCTCCCGAGGCCGGCATGA
- a CDS encoding amino acid ABC transporter ATP-binding protein, with amino-acid sequence MTTPDDAAVRSGAGSPLVEMIDVQKWYGELHVLADINLTVDQGEVVVVIGPSGSGKSTLCRTINRLETIDAGEIRVDGAPLPAEGKALARHRADVGMVFQSFNLFAHKTILENVTLGPVKVRRHSKADAEARAHELLDRVGVGEQATKYPAQLSGGQQQRVAIARALAMEPKVMLFDEPTSALDPEMISEVLEVMVDLAGRGMTMIVVTHEMGFARTAANRVAFMADGRIVETASPEEFFTNPQSDRAKDFLGKILKH; translated from the coding sequence ATGACCACCCCCGACGACGCTGCTGTGCGGAGCGGCGCAGGCAGCCCTCTGGTCGAGATGATCGACGTGCAGAAGTGGTACGGCGAGCTGCACGTCCTGGCCGACATCAACCTCACCGTGGACCAGGGCGAGGTCGTCGTGGTGATCGGCCCCTCGGGCTCGGGCAAGTCCACGCTGTGCCGGACGATCAACCGGCTGGAGACCATCGACGCGGGTGAGATCCGGGTGGACGGCGCCCCGCTGCCGGCCGAGGGCAAGGCCCTGGCCCGCCACCGTGCCGACGTGGGCATGGTCTTCCAGAGCTTCAACCTGTTCGCCCACAAGACGATCCTGGAGAACGTCACGCTCGGGCCGGTGAAGGTCCGCCGTCACTCCAAGGCCGACGCCGAGGCACGCGCCCACGAGCTGCTCGACCGGGTCGGGGTCGGCGAGCAGGCGACCAAGTACCCCGCCCAGCTCTCCGGCGGCCAGCAGCAGCGGGTCGCCATCGCCCGCGCACTGGCGATGGAGCCGAAGGTGATGCTCTTCGACGAGCCGACCTCCGCCCTGGACCCGGAGATGATCAGCGAGGTCCTCGAGGTCATGGTCGACCTCGCCGGGCGCGGGATGACGATGATCGTGGTGACCCACGAGATGGGTTTCGCCCGCACCGCCGCCAACCGGGTGGCGTTCATGGCCGACGGACGGATCGTGGAGACCGCCTCCCCGGAGGAGTTCTTCACCAACCCACAGAGCGATCGGGCCAAGGACTTCCTCGGCAAGATCCTCAAGCACTGA
- a CDS encoding WecB/TagA/CpsF family glycosyltransferase yields the protein MGPDISPSTGPVAPDAVPWRSRYRRKVAVVDLVALLAAATGAWLLRFESGLGGEVDALRGAAGVSHLVLSVVIALLWWLVLAWIQSRDLIVVGRSLDELRAIARATAVMVGLLGSAALLFAVTPSRGYLAGVFGLGVPLLLLGRGLLRRGLQRQRQRGRSQARVLVIGTLRSARRVARTFRTDPVQGYQVTGVWTPDSAADEESLLTLPTDEPRPWIPVLGSTHEVLEAVAVAAADTVIVTDSEQLGPDGLSSLAWSLESLGVDLLVSPNVVGVAPPRISIRDISNVPYVHIESPRSKAAAGLRKLSLGRVLSAVALVGLSPLLAGIALGVRLSGPGPVLERHRRVGAGGTPYSLHQFRITRPGASSTGRPEALDVTDDPRLTRFGAFLRRYGLDELPQLFNVLRGEMSLIGPRPLSPEQYASIPEAHAQRRLLVRPGVMGVWRTTGETVPTVEEMTRLDLEYVDNWSLTSDLGIGLLLARRLVSRFFLLRVVRRWQARLLAGSPDSAVRLRLDARGEVRLNDYPLFTGSLVALLEKVEDLLALRRPTLMVTTNVDQILDLERQAKTVDVYDAADVIVLDGMPVVQLARMLGADDVHRHTGADLLPLLAAESVARRWRIAVMGGADDVAQRAVAALRTAHPGTTIDAVDFPLLDGLEDPASLKVIEDLRVLDPDIVFVCLGAPKQELWYLQWRELLPPALYIGAGAAVDFAAQQVTRAPVVLQRLGLEWTWRLAQEPRRLAGRYLAKGPRFLWVIGRSLLRRDGAQQDYRG from the coding sequence GTGGGACCCGACATCTCGCCCAGCACGGGGCCGGTGGCGCCGGACGCGGTGCCGTGGCGCTCCCGCTACCGACGCAAGGTCGCGGTGGTGGACCTGGTCGCGCTGCTGGCGGCGGCCACCGGGGCCTGGCTGCTGCGGTTCGAGTCGGGGCTCGGCGGCGAGGTCGACGCCCTGCGGGGCGCCGCCGGCGTCAGCCACCTCGTCCTCTCCGTCGTCATCGCCCTGCTGTGGTGGCTGGTGCTGGCCTGGATCCAGTCGCGTGACCTGATCGTGGTGGGCCGCAGCCTGGACGAGCTGCGTGCCATCGCGCGTGCCACCGCGGTCATGGTCGGCCTGCTGGGCAGCGCCGCGCTCCTGTTCGCGGTCACTCCCTCGCGCGGCTACCTCGCCGGCGTCTTCGGCCTCGGGGTGCCGCTCCTGCTGCTCGGCCGCGGCCTGCTGCGCCGCGGCCTGCAGCGGCAACGTCAACGCGGTCGCTCACAGGCGCGCGTGCTGGTGATCGGCACGCTGCGCTCCGCCCGCCGTGTGGCGCGCACCTTCCGGACCGACCCGGTGCAGGGCTACCAGGTCACCGGCGTGTGGACCCCGGACAGCGCGGCCGACGAGGAGTCGCTGCTCACGTTGCCCACCGACGAGCCTCGTCCGTGGATCCCCGTCCTGGGCAGCACGCACGAGGTCTTGGAGGCCGTCGCCGTCGCCGCAGCCGACACCGTCATCGTCACCGACAGCGAGCAGCTGGGCCCCGACGGACTGAGCTCGCTGGCCTGGTCGCTGGAGAGCCTCGGGGTGGACCTGCTGGTCTCGCCGAACGTCGTGGGAGTCGCCCCGCCGCGGATCAGCATCCGCGACATCTCCAACGTGCCCTACGTGCACATCGAGTCCCCGCGCTCCAAGGCCGCGGCGGGCCTGCGCAAGCTCAGTCTCGGACGGGTGCTGAGCGCCGTCGCCCTGGTGGGCCTCAGCCCCCTGCTGGCCGGGATCGCCCTCGGCGTCCGGCTGTCCGGCCCCGGCCCGGTGCTCGAGCGGCACCGCCGTGTCGGGGCCGGCGGCACGCCGTACTCGCTCCACCAGTTCCGCATCACCCGGCCGGGCGCGTCCTCGACCGGACGCCCGGAGGCCCTGGACGTCACCGACGACCCGCGGCTGACGCGGTTCGGTGCGTTCCTGCGCCGCTACGGCCTCGACGAGCTGCCCCAGCTGTTCAACGTGCTGCGCGGCGAGATGAGCCTCATCGGCCCGCGGCCGCTGAGCCCGGAGCAGTACGCCTCGATCCCCGAGGCGCACGCACAGCGGCGTCTGCTCGTGCGTCCTGGCGTGATGGGGGTGTGGCGCACCACCGGCGAGACGGTGCCCACGGTCGAGGAGATGACCAGGCTCGACCTGGAGTACGTCGACAACTGGTCGCTGACCAGCGACCTGGGCATCGGGCTCCTGCTGGCGCGGCGCCTGGTCTCCCGGTTCTTCCTGCTGCGGGTCGTCCGGCGCTGGCAGGCACGCCTGCTCGCGGGCTCGCCCGACAGCGCGGTCCGGCTGAGGCTGGACGCCCGCGGCGAGGTCCGGCTCAACGACTACCCGCTGTTCACCGGCAGCCTGGTGGCGTTGCTGGAGAAGGTCGAGGACCTGCTCGCCTTGCGCCGGCCGACCCTGATGGTGACCACCAACGTGGACCAGATCCTCGACCTGGAGCGACAGGCCAAGACCGTGGACGTGTACGACGCCGCGGACGTGATCGTGCTCGACGGCATGCCGGTCGTACAGCTGGCCCGGATGCTCGGCGCCGACGACGTGCACCGGCACACCGGAGCCGACCTGCTGCCGCTGCTGGCCGCGGAGTCGGTCGCACGCCGCTGGCGGATCGCGGTGATGGGCGGCGCCGACGACGTGGCGCAGCGCGCCGTCGCGGCGCTGCGCACGGCGCACCCCGGCACGACGATCGACGCCGTCGACTTCCCGCTGCTCGACGGGCTGGAGGACCCTGCCTCGCTGAAGGTCATCGAGGACCTGCGTGTCCTGGACCCCGACATCGTGTTCGTCTGCCTCGGCGCCCCCAAGCAGGAGCTGTGGTACCTGCAGTGGCGAGAGCTGCTGCCGCCGGCGCTCTACATCGGTGCCGGGGCCGCCGTCGACTTCGCCGCCCAGCAGGTGACCCGGGCGCCGGTGGTGCTGCAGCGGCTCGGCCTGGAGTGGACGTGGCGCCTGGCCCAGGAGCCACGGCGGCTGGCCGGGCGCTACCTGGCGAAGGGACCGAGATTCCTGTGGGTGATCGGTCGCTCCCTGCTGCGCCGCGACGGAGCCCAGCAGGACTACCGTGGCTGA
- the miaB gene encoding tRNA (N6-isopentenyl adenosine(37)-C2)-methylthiotransferase MiaB, whose protein sequence is MSSARTYQVRTYGCQMNVHDSERLSGLLEDAGYAAAPEGEQADVVVFNTCAVRENADNKLYGNLGHLAPVKASRPGMQIAVGGCLAQKDRATITERAPWVDVVFGTHNIGSLPVLLERARVQAEAQVEILESLDVFPSTLPTKRESAYAAWVSVSVGCNNTCTFCIVPALRGKEKDRRPGEILAEVEALVAEGVSEITLLGQNVNAYGVEFGDRQAFSKLLRACGDIEGLERVRFTSPHPAEFTDDVIEAMAQTPNVMPSLHMPLQSGSSKVLKDMRRSYRQEKFLGIIERVRAAMPDAAITTDIIVGFPGETEEDFAETLKVVREARFASAFTFQYSKRPGTPAATLPDQIPPEVVRERYERLAALVSEIAWEENKLLVGREVELMVAEGEGRKDRETRRLSGRAPDNRLVHFEADFSAVGGEPRPGDMVSVEISYAAPHHLVADGPVRALRRTRSGDAWERRAGAPADDAPRPVGLGMPSLGVPAPLPDAPVCG, encoded by the coding sequence ATGAGCAGCGCGCGCACGTACCAGGTCCGCACCTACGGGTGCCAGATGAACGTGCACGACTCCGAGCGCCTCTCCGGCCTCCTGGAGGACGCCGGCTACGCCGCCGCCCCCGAGGGCGAGCAGGCCGACGTCGTCGTGTTCAACACCTGCGCGGTACGCGAGAACGCTGACAACAAGCTCTACGGCAACCTCGGCCACCTGGCCCCGGTCAAGGCGTCGCGGCCCGGCATGCAGATCGCCGTCGGCGGCTGCCTGGCCCAGAAGGACCGCGCCACCATCACCGAGCGGGCGCCGTGGGTCGACGTCGTCTTCGGCACCCACAACATCGGCTCGCTGCCGGTGCTGCTGGAGCGGGCCCGGGTCCAGGCGGAGGCGCAGGTCGAGATCCTGGAGTCGCTCGACGTCTTCCCCTCCACGCTGCCCACCAAGCGCGAGTCCGCCTACGCCGCCTGGGTCTCGGTCAGCGTCGGGTGCAACAACACCTGCACGTTCTGCATCGTCCCCGCGCTGCGCGGCAAGGAGAAGGACCGCCGCCCCGGTGAGATCCTCGCCGAGGTCGAGGCACTGGTCGCCGAGGGCGTCAGCGAGATCACCCTGCTCGGCCAGAACGTCAACGCCTACGGCGTGGAGTTCGGCGACCGGCAGGCCTTCTCCAAGCTGCTGCGCGCCTGCGGCGACATCGAGGGCCTGGAGCGGGTCCGGTTCACCAGCCCCCACCCGGCCGAGTTCACCGACGACGTCATCGAGGCGATGGCGCAGACGCCGAACGTGATGCCGAGCCTGCACATGCCCCTGCAGTCGGGCTCCTCCAAGGTGCTCAAGGACATGCGCCGCTCCTACCGGCAGGAGAAGTTCCTCGGCATCATCGAGCGCGTCCGCGCCGCGATGCCCGACGCCGCGATCACCACCGACATCATCGTCGGCTTCCCCGGTGAGACCGAGGAGGACTTCGCCGAGACCCTCAAGGTGGTCCGGGAGGCCCGGTTCGCCAGCGCCTTCACCTTCCAGTACTCCAAGCGCCCCGGCACCCCGGCGGCCACCCTGCCCGACCAGATCCCGCCCGAGGTCGTCCGCGAGCGCTACGAGCGGCTCGCCGCGCTCGTCAGCGAGATCGCCTGGGAGGAGAACAAGTTGCTGGTCGGCCGCGAGGTGGAGCTCATGGTCGCCGAGGGCGAGGGCCGCAAGGACCGCGAGACGCGGCGGCTGTCGGGTCGCGCCCCCGACAACCGGCTGGTGCACTTCGAGGCCGACTTCTCGGCCGTGGGCGGGGAGCCGCGCCCCGGCGACATGGTCAGTGTCGAGATCTCCTACGCCGCGCCGCACCACCTCGTCGCCGACGGCCCGGTGCGCGCGCTGCGGCGGACCCGCTCGGGCGACGCCTGGGAGCGTCGTGCAGGCGCCCCGGCGGACGACGCGCCCCGCCCGGTGGGCCTCGGCATGCCCTCGCTCGGCGTGCCCGCGCCGCTGCCGGACGCACCCGTCTGCGGTTGA
- a CDS encoding sugar transferase, protein MAEPTGPGPGSEPSVRGGDSLAVRGVGSDWTSPEEVAARMVRSSDRPLSGTWRDRYVRYVRTGDVAGLVLAGAVATLVRYQRDGLVGVPEVDARYALISLGLVAVWALTLRWVGVYDRKVLVEGDEEYRLAARAAVLTFAVAASVATLVTFGLSRLYLAIFLGTGLLATLGTRKVLRTVLARRRLAGRSLNRVLVIGGARAARTMAASFAAHPAAGYHVQGVWWPTRSAHYGSVIEVAGNQVRSYGWDATLEEALEGVGADTVIVTDTELLGNEGLKALGWALQGSGIDLLLSPNVVDVAGPRVHVRAVANLPLLHLDEPQFAGAAQIGKVAFDKVVASVALLLASPLLLVTALAVRATSPGPVLYGSRRVGVGGREFRMLKFRTMVDGADGLVADLSHLDTGAGPLFKAKDDPRVTRVGRVLRRYSIDELPQLFNVLRGDMSLVGPRPPLPSEVAGWADGVERRLLVRQGMTGLWQVSGRSDLQWEDAVRLDLDYVENWSMTRDLQIIWRTVRAVLRSDGAY, encoded by the coding sequence GTGGCTGAGCCGACCGGCCCCGGGCCGGGGTCGGAGCCGTCGGTCCGAGGGGGCGACTCCCTCGCGGTCCGGGGCGTGGGCAGCGACTGGACGTCCCCCGAAGAGGTCGCAGCACGGATGGTGCGCTCCTCGGACCGTCCGCTGAGCGGGACCTGGCGTGACCGCTACGTCCGCTACGTCCGGACCGGGGACGTGGCCGGTCTGGTGCTGGCCGGTGCCGTGGCGACCCTGGTCCGCTACCAGCGGGACGGGCTCGTCGGCGTGCCCGAGGTGGACGCGCGTTACGCGCTGATCAGCCTGGGTCTGGTCGCGGTCTGGGCGCTCACGCTGCGCTGGGTGGGCGTCTACGACCGCAAGGTCCTGGTCGAGGGCGACGAGGAGTACCGTCTCGCCGCCCGTGCCGCGGTGCTCACCTTCGCGGTCGCCGCCAGCGTGGCCACCCTCGTCACCTTCGGCCTCTCCCGCCTCTACCTGGCGATCTTCCTCGGCACCGGCCTGCTCGCCACCCTGGGGACGCGCAAGGTGTTGCGCACGGTGCTGGCACGACGCCGGCTGGCCGGTCGCTCGCTCAACCGGGTGCTCGTCATCGGTGGGGCGCGTGCCGCGCGGACGATGGCCGCCTCCTTCGCCGCCCACCCCGCCGCCGGCTACCACGTGCAGGGCGTGTGGTGGCCGACCCGATCGGCCCACTACGGCTCGGTGATCGAGGTGGCCGGGAACCAGGTGCGCTCCTACGGCTGGGACGCCACGCTGGAGGAGGCGCTGGAGGGCGTGGGTGCCGACACGGTCATCGTGACCGACACCGAGCTGCTGGGCAACGAGGGCCTCAAGGCGCTCGGCTGGGCGCTCCAAGGATCCGGGATCGACCTGCTGCTCTCGCCGAACGTGGTCGACGTGGCCGGCCCGCGCGTGCACGTGCGGGCGGTGGCGAACCTGCCGTTGCTCCACCTCGACGAGCCGCAGTTCGCCGGCGCCGCCCAGATCGGCAAGGTCGCCTTCGACAAGGTCGTCGCCTCCGTCGCGCTGCTCCTGGCCAGCCCGCTGCTGCTCGTCACTGCACTGGCCGTCAGGGCGACCAGCCCGGGGCCGGTGCTCTACGGCTCGCGCCGGGTGGGGGTGGGCGGCCGGGAGTTCCGGATGCTGAAGTTCCGCACGATGGTCGACGGTGCCGACGGACTGGTCGCCGACCTCTCCCACCTCGACACCGGCGCGGGACCCCTGTTCAAGGCGAAGGACGACCCACGGGTGACCCGGGTCGGCCGGGTGTTGCGGCGCTACAGCATCGATGAGCTGCCACAGCTGTTCAACGTGCTGCGCGGGGACATGAGCCTGGTGGGGCCGCGACCGCCGCTGCCCTCGGAGGTCGCCGGCTGGGCCGACGGCGTGGAACGCCGGCTGCTGGTGCGTCAGGGGATGACCGGTCTGTGGCAGGTCAGCGGCCGATCCGACCTGCAGTGGGAGGACGCCGTACGCCTGGACCTGGACTACGTGGAGAACTGGTCGATGACCCGGGACCTGCAGATCATCTGGCGCACCGTGCGGGCTGTGCTGCGTTCCGACGGCGCGTACTGA
- a CDS encoding polysaccharide biosynthesis tyrosine autokinase produces MDLRDYLLLLLRRWPLFAAVLVAAAGALGLGSLAIDPTYQATSSVYVHAQLVEPTVADREAGDKIVQGRLKSYAEAATSESVLRPVIDRLDLDGDYATLSRTVEAQVASDSRIIAITVRSTDPEQAAAIANGIAKQLPLSAAAMDGETSAVTATIQFSPVQRALVPADPVAPNRKLIGAVALLVGLFLAIAVVVLVETFDTRLRRGDQVAGSGVRLLGGIPRVRGAAAKELIGNRTPVEVAELYRTIGLEVLFSAGSLPLALVVTGVRPGSGATTVAADLATSWSEAGNRVLYVDLDVSGSRLAPLVGVPDTAGLLDVMAGRVDLDMALFYWDEGGFSVLPLGSGQLNAAEMLGGKQMRQLLELLSELFDVVVFDTPPMLHSPVTGMLLRHAPNAVVVAQAGRTRLAEFEQTAAAVRRTGARVLGAVLTRTPRGIDAPHGADRSRGSSRPEREADPAWMSGED; encoded by the coding sequence GTGGACCTGCGCGACTACCTGCTGTTGCTGCTGCGTCGCTGGCCCCTGTTCGCCGCGGTCCTCGTCGCTGCCGCGGGAGCGCTGGGCCTCGGCTCCCTGGCCATCGACCCGACGTACCAGGCCACCTCGTCGGTCTACGTGCACGCCCAGCTCGTCGAGCCCACGGTCGCCGACCGGGAGGCCGGGGACAAGATCGTCCAGGGTCGGCTGAAGAGCTATGCGGAGGCGGCGACCTCCGAGTCGGTGCTGCGGCCGGTCATCGACCGCCTCGACCTCGATGGCGACTACGCCACGCTGAGCCGCACGGTCGAGGCCCAGGTGGCCAGCGACTCGAGGATCATCGCGATCACGGTGCGCTCCACCGACCCCGAGCAGGCGGCGGCGATCGCCAACGGCATCGCCAAGCAGCTCCCGCTGAGCGCGGCGGCGATGGACGGCGAGACCAGCGCGGTCACCGCCACCATCCAGTTCAGCCCGGTGCAGCGGGCGCTCGTGCCGGCCGACCCGGTGGCCCCCAACCGCAAGCTCATCGGCGCCGTCGCCCTGCTCGTCGGGCTGTTCCTCGCCATCGCCGTCGTCGTGCTCGTGGAGACCTTCGACACCCGGCTCCGGCGCGGGGACCAGGTCGCCGGCAGCGGGGTGCGGCTGCTGGGCGGGATCCCGCGGGTGCGCGGCGCGGCCGCCAAGGAGCTGATCGGCAACCGGACCCCGGTCGAGGTGGCCGAGCTCTACCGCACCATCGGGCTCGAGGTGCTGTTCAGCGCCGGCTCGCTGCCGCTGGCCCTCGTGGTCACCGGGGTCCGCCCCGGGTCCGGCGCCACCACCGTCGCCGCCGACCTGGCCACCTCGTGGTCGGAGGCGGGCAACCGGGTGCTCTACGTCGACCTCGACGTCTCGGGCAGCCGGCTGGCCCCGCTGGTCGGCGTCCCCGACACCGCAGGGCTCTTGGACGTGATGGCCGGGCGCGTGGACCTCGACATGGCCCTGTTCTACTGGGACGAGGGCGGGTTCTCCGTGCTCCCGCTCGGCTCCGGGCAGCTGAACGCCGCCGAGATGCTCGGCGGCAAGCAGATGCGTCAGCTGCTCGAGCTGCTCTCCGAGCTCTTCGACGTCGTCGTCTTCGACACGCCGCCGATGCTGCACTCGCCGGTCACCGGCATGCTGCTGCGGCACGCGCCCAACGCGGTGGTCGTCGCGCAGGCCGGCCGCACCCGGCTCGCCGAGTTCGAGCAGACCGCCGCGGCGGTGCGTCGTACCGGAGCCCGGGTGCTGGGTGCGGTGCTCACCCGCACGCCCCGGGGGATCGACGCGCCCCACGGTGCGGACCGGTCACGGGGCTCCTCGCGGCCCGAGCGCGAAGCGGACCCGGCGTGGATGTCGGGGGAGGACTGA
- a CDS encoding glycosyltransferase family 2 protein yields the protein MRLLVVTPMHDEEDNVAGLCAMLRAQTFQDFDWYVVDDGSTDETVPRLRAADVEGRARLVSKANDGGLIGGSAYTSWRYGVSAALAERDDYTHVMKLDADVRLAPDYLARIVPQASGDVGIAGGIIVSAGMAEQKFHVPGPVKLFTRAAYHHAETLPAAIGNDVMDEVAVAEAGLRTLVDPAARFELAREIGASEGRVHGRYRNGRVCRWTGYDPLYFLLHVARYALRRPYLVGALAILWGYLRAGAGPYPATLKVAHARMQRAKLRHAVGRPVDFYRRAYQVPDRA from the coding sequence ATGAGGCTGCTGGTCGTCACCCCGATGCACGACGAGGAGGACAACGTCGCCGGGCTGTGCGCCATGCTCCGGGCGCAGACCTTCCAGGACTTCGACTGGTACGTCGTCGACGACGGCTCCACCGACGAGACCGTGCCGCGCTTGCGCGCCGCCGACGTCGAAGGGCGTGCCCGACTGGTCTCCAAGGCCAACGACGGCGGCCTGATCGGCGGCTCGGCCTACACCTCGTGGCGCTACGGCGTCAGCGCCGCGCTGGCCGAGCGGGACGACTACACGCACGTGATGAAGCTCGACGCCGATGTACGGCTGGCCCCTGACTACCTGGCGCGGATCGTGCCGCAGGCGAGCGGGGACGTGGGGATCGCCGGCGGGATCATCGTCTCGGCGGGCATGGCCGAGCAGAAGTTCCACGTGCCCGGCCCGGTCAAGCTGTTCACCCGCGCGGCCTACCACCACGCCGAGACGCTGCCGGCGGCGATCGGCAACGACGTGATGGACGAGGTCGCGGTCGCCGAGGCCGGGCTGCGCACCCTGGTCGACCCGGCGGCGCGTTTCGAGCTGGCGCGCGAGATCGGGGCCAGCGAGGGACGGGTGCACGGCCGCTATCGCAACGGCCGGGTCTGCCGCTGGACCGGCTACGACCCGCTCTACTTCCTCCTCCACGTCGCGCGGTACGCGCTGCGCCGCCCCTACCTCGTCGGCGCCCTCGCCATCCTCTGGGGATACCTGCGCGCGGGCGCGGGTCCCTACCCGGCGACCCTGAAGGTGGCGCACGCCCGGATGCAGCGGGCCAAGCTGCGTCACGCCGTCGGGCGCCCAGTCGACTTCTACCGACGCGCCTACCAGGTGCCGGACCGGGCCTGA